The Polyangium aurulentum genomic interval CGGTGGGCAGGGAGATCCGCGACAAGATGCCGTACGAGCGCAAGAAGTCGAAATCGATCCTGCTCATCGGGGCGACCGACGCGCCCATGCTCCCCGCGCAGCTCGGGCGGCTGTGCAAGCGAATGGCCCTCGGCCTCGCCCGCACGGGGGCGTCGTCGATGCACGGATCGGGCGATCTCTTGCTCTTCCTCTCGACGGGCCTGCGCGTCGCGCGCGGGGCTGCGATCGCCCAGGCGCCCCTGTGGAACGACGAGCAGATCTCCATCGCGCACGAGGCCGCCATCGAGGCGGCCGAGGAGGCGGTGCTCAACGCGCTCGTCGTGGCCGAGACGATGTCCGGGAAGGACGGGAACACGGCGTATGCGCTGCCGGTCGAGCGGCTGCCGGACATCATGAAGAAATATGGGCGCCCGGTCCTCGTGAGATAGAACGTATGACCTCCAATCGCTCGCTCCGATCCTCGATCACCGACGTGCCCGGCGTGCGGGTGGGTCACCTGACCGTGGCCGAGGGCGAGGTGCAGACGGGCGTCACGGCGATCTTGCCTTATGCTCCCTCGGTGCGGCATCGAAAGCTCTTTCTGGGCGCGTTCGAGGGCGGCGCGCCGAGCGCGTGGACGGGGCTCGAGGTCGCCGAGGATTTCGGCACGTTCGCCTCGCCGATCGTGCTCTGCAATGCGACGGCGATGGGGACGGCGTACGACGCGATGATCACGCGCGGATACCAGCGCGACGCGGAGCTGCCGGTCGACGACGCGTGGCCGCCGATCGTGATCGGCATGGACGACGGCTACCTGAACGATCTGCGGCGGCGGCGGGTGGGGCACGAGGAGGTGCGGCGCGCCCTTGACGCCGCGAGCGACGCGGCCCCGCCCCGCGGGAGCGTGGGGATCGGGCGGGGGCTCGTCGCATTCGGCGGCAAGGGGGGCGTCGGCGATTTTGCGCGGACGGCGCGCGTCGGGGCGGGCGAGCACACGGTGGGGGTGCTCGTGGCAGCGAATGGCGGAGGACCTCCCGAGGGGGCGCGCTCGGTCGCGCCGGGGTTCGTGGTGATTGTCGCGACAGACGCGCCGCTGTGGCCGGAGGAGCTGCGCGCCCTGGCCGAAGGCGCGGTCCGCGGCATGGACGCGGCGCCCGTGCGCGGCGCCGATGCCCGGCTCGCGCTCGCGTTCTCGACGAGCAATGCGATCGACGGCTCGGTCCAGGCTCCACCCGCGCAGCATTACAAGGCTCAGCGGGTGGGGGAGGCGGGGCTCGCGATTCTGATCGAAGCTGCGGCCGGCGCCTGCCGCGCGGCGCTCGGGCGCGCGCTCACGGAGGCCGTCGCGGTGACGGGCCGCAAGGGACGCACCGCAGCGCCGTTATCGGCCGATGCAATCGCGCGGATCTGCCCCTGACGCTCCCGCGCGGACGCCAAAAGTTTGACGTCATACGATCGTTACGCGCGCCGGACGAAATTTCTTGCGTTCGTTCGGGATCTCCGCACTCTGATTCGAGGCGGATCATGAGCAACCCCGCGCTGAAGGTGACGTTCGACAATTACCTGGATGCGCTCGAGCGCGGGGATCGCCGCCGGGCGCTCGCGGTCGTGAAGCAGGGGGTCGCGGCCGGCTGCCATATTCGCGACATCTACCTGTACGTGCTGCAGCCGGCGATGTACGAGATCGGCCGGCTCTGGGAGCTCAATCAGCTCACGGTGGCGCAAGAGCACCTCGCCACCGCGATCACGCAGAGCGTGATGGCCCATTTCTATGCCGACGTCTTCGTGCGCTCGCCGAACGGCCGCACGATGCTCGCCACGTGCACGGGCAGCGAGCAGCACCAGCTCGGGATCCGCATGGTGGCCGATTTCTTCGAAATGGAGGGGTGGAACGTCTACTTCCTGGGCGCCAACGTGCCGCCCGGAGGCGTGGTGGAGATGGTCGAGGAGCGAAAGGCAGACCTCGTGGCCATCTCGATAACGCTCCCGACCCACCTGGCGCATCTGCGCGCAATGATCGCCGCGCTCCGGTGCTCGTCAGGCTCGGCGCGCGCCAAGATCATGGTCGGCGGCCAGCCGCTCTACGCCACCGGCGAGACCGCCGCCTCGCTCGGCGCCGATCTCATGCCCCGCGACGCCCGCGAGGCAATCGAGCTTGCCCGAAGCCTCCTGCCGTGAGCGCGCCGGCTCTGTTCACGACATAACTTCGCCGACTCCATCGCGCGCTGGAGTGCCTGGACGCACCGGCCATTTCGTTGTCTCGACAACCTCGGACGAAAGATTGAGCCGTCCCGCGACTTTCGTGCGTCTAGGAGATTGGCGCCCCCCCCGCGGGCTCGCGCCACGTCCAAGCAAAGCGTTTCAGAGTCGAAGGAGAAATGCAATGAAGGCCAACAGGCGGATGCTCGTCGCGCTCATGTCCCTGGTCGTGCTCGGCGCTGCATGTGGCGGCGGCGAGACCCCGCCCGCAGACACGCCCCCGCAGCCCACGGACAACGCGACGACCTCCCCCGCGCCGACCCCCGAGCCGGCCGCCACGCCCCCGGCCACCGACGCCGCCCCGACTCAAGCCGCTCCCCCCGCCGCCACCCCCCAGGCCGCCGCCCCGGCCGCCCCCAAGCCCGGCAAAGAGCGCATCGTGGGCAAGTGGCAGTTCGACTTCTCCGGCGAGCCCCGCGCCGCCGCCGAAGCCGAGGCCAAGAAGAAGGCCGGCAAGGACGAGAAGAAGTTCGCCGACCTGATGAAAGAGGTCGAAGCCGCCGCCGCCGGCGAGTGGATCGAATTCACCGGCGCCCCCGACACGCAGTACGTCTCCCACGTCACGGAGAAGGGCGGCAAAGACAAGGTCATCATGAAGGTGAAGTACGAGGTGGCCAAGGACGAAAACGGCACCCTCGTCATGAAGCCCGCCGGCAAAGAGGAAATCTCCAAGAAGGACATGCCGAAGGACCTCGAAATCCCCGTCACCTTCAAGGACGACAACACCATCGAAATGAAGGACCCGAAGAAGAAGATGACCCTCATCTTCAAGCGCAAGTCCTGACAGCCAGCGGCTGATTTCGAGGGGGCCCGCAGGGCCCCCTACGCTCCCGATGGTCGCTACCCCGGGAGTGTCGCCGGCTATTGCAAGGATAGCGAGGCGATCTTCTCGAAATCGGGGCGCAAGAGCCCGAAGTGCGGCGTGTCGGTGAACTTCCCCTCGTGGAACCAGTTCTCGCGCTTCACCCCTTCACACACGAACCCGAGCTTCTCGAGCACCCGCCGCGAAGCCACGTTCTCCGGGGCGATGTTCGCCTCCACGCGGTGCAGCTCCATCCGCTCGAACCCGAAGCGGATCATCGCCGCGAGCGCCTCGGGCATGAGCCCTTTCCCCCAGTGCGAGGGCAAAAGCTCGTAGCCAATCTCCGCCCAGTGGTGCTGCTTGTCCCAGCGCCAGAAGCCCCCGGTCCCCACCACCTCGCCACTGTCGCGCGGCGTGAGCGCCCAGCGAATCGACGTGCACTCCCGCACGCCCGTGAGGACGAGGTCGAGCCGCTTTTGCGTCTGCTCCGGCGTGGTATCCGCAGGCCGGCCGAAGTAGCGCGCCACCTCGCGGTCGGACTGAATGCGGAACATCGCCGCGAGATCCTCGGGGACAATCTGCCGAAGCACGAGCCGCGGCGTCTCCAGTGTGGGAAAGGGATCGAAAGACACCATCGCCCGCAGACAACCCGTTCGCACGCGAGACGTCAAGCGCCCCGAGCGTTGCATCGCTGCTCTCCCACCCTTGTGCGCCGAGCGAAAGCTCGGATACGCTCGCGCCCGTGTCCCTCTACGAGATGTTCAGCCTCGCCGGCCCCTACGGCTGGGCGCTCGCCCTCCTGGGCCTGATTGGCCTCGTCATGGCCCTCGTCGCGGTGGCCAGGATCGCGGCGCGCCAGCACACGGCGTTCAGCTCCGGGATCGCAGCCATGCTGACCGCGTGCCTCATCGCCGGCGTCGCCATTTTCGGAAACTGGAACGCGCGGCGCCTGGTCGACGCGGCCGTCACGGGCGCCGCCATCGCACCCAGCCAGGCCGAGCGCATCCAGCGGTTCGGATGCGAAGAGGCGCAGAGCATCTCGCAATTGGGTCTGGCGTTCGCGTCTTTGCCGCTGCTCCTCGGCGCAATCGCCGCATTCGCCAGCACGCGACGGCGCAAGGAGGCCCCGCTCGGGGGCATCTACGCGCCACCCGAGGCCCAGGTCGAATCCGACGGCGGCGCCCGCGTCATCGCTGCGGGCCTCGTGCTCGGCGC includes:
- a CDS encoding P1 family peptidase, translating into MTSNRSLRSSITDVPGVRVGHLTVAEGEVQTGVTAILPYAPSVRHRKLFLGAFEGGAPSAWTGLEVAEDFGTFASPIVLCNATAMGTAYDAMITRGYQRDAELPVDDAWPPIVIGMDDGYLNDLRRRRVGHEEVRRALDAASDAAPPRGSVGIGRGLVAFGGKGGVGDFARTARVGAGEHTVGVLVAANGGGPPEGARSVAPGFVVIVATDAPLWPEELRALAEGAVRGMDAAPVRGADARLALAFSTSNAIDGSVQAPPAQHYKAQRVGEAGLAILIEAAAGACRAALGRALTEAVAVTGRKGRTAAPLSADAIARICP
- a CDS encoding cobalamin B12-binding domain-containing protein; translation: MSNPALKVTFDNYLDALERGDRRRALAVVKQGVAAGCHIRDIYLYVLQPAMYEIGRLWELNQLTVAQEHLATAITQSVMAHFYADVFVRSPNGRTMLATCTGSEQHQLGIRMVADFFEMEGWNVYFLGANVPPGGVVEMVEERKADLVAISITLPTHLAHLRAMIAALRCSSGSARAKIMVGGQPLYATGETAASLGADLMPRDAREAIELARSLLP
- a CDS encoding GNAT family N-acetyltransferase, which gives rise to MLRQIVPEDLAAMFRIQSDREVARYFGRPADTTPEQTQKRLDLVLTGVRECTSIRWALTPRDSGEVVGTGGFWRWDKQHHWAEIGYELLPSHWGKGLMPEALAAMIRFGFERMELHRVEANIAPENVASRRVLEKLGFVCEGVKRENWFHEGKFTDTPHFGLLRPDFEKIASLSLQ